The Halorhabdus sp. BNX81 genome includes a region encoding these proteins:
- a CDS encoding ABC transporter substrate-binding protein, translating to MQTTRRLFLSLAGVGVSAGAGCTTLGPDNEENTGTPTSTPTGTETDTPTSTDTDTPTETDTDTPTETDTPTETETDTPTETESDTPTETEAETTEEEEPTEKETIYDVTVKSVAARSMDILDWNTQYAGWPNIWGRWLAYERYVQYDLENNVWIPQLIENWSIDGTTITLDIRDPHKYADGDEVTAEDVKANIVMNLATGAPFAYVFDSFDEPDEKTLVIETNKRVNKTIFEFAIFSNLQQAKMAPPYDELYQRFWEDGEAGVGEDIQAMAPNEPHYVSGIFGLQEMDAEQYIMERNPEHPDAGNVNFERYRFLTYPGNQAKWDVMQSDRVDTVMSVFTPANIKTALSDHWQEYTFPGNWGVGLLPQHNPEIAPHISKRPVRQAITHAIDREAIVNAVAPRVKTAFPTPAAISPEVQDEWIDTEAFGAMQGGPERAAEIMQNAGYEKNDDGSWTMDGDTVSFDISVPSGWSDWIKVIQAVVSQLTQAGFDARLNRVNNINNVVGSGEFKMAARPWSPGGARSSFPYFPLNWVFGRVNGNAHDYPGAAEGMEIEVLAMDGNGTMSVDIQQRLEDLSTARGDDVPPIVEELAWVSHQDLPMIPITDRREQSFINTKNLSAPDPDSRAGNVKWPCFHAPRTGEMQWQGGEE from the coding sequence GACAGGAACTGAAACGGACACACCGACGTCAACAGACACGGACACACCTACAGAGACCGACACGGACACACCTACAGAGACCGACACACCGACGGAGACTGAAACGGACACACCAACTGAAACCGAGTCCGACACGCCGACTGAAACAGAAGCGGAGACGACCGAGGAAGAAGAACCAACCGAGAAAGAGACGATATACGACGTCACGGTTAAATCTGTCGCCGCCCGTTCGATGGACATCCTGGACTGGAACACCCAGTACGCCGGTTGGCCGAACATCTGGGGACGGTGGCTCGCCTACGAGCGCTACGTCCAGTACGATCTGGAGAACAACGTCTGGATCCCACAACTCATCGAAAACTGGTCGATCGACGGCACGACGATCACCCTGGACATCCGAGACCCGCACAAATACGCCGACGGTGACGAGGTCACAGCCGAGGACGTCAAGGCAAACATCGTGATGAACCTCGCGACCGGGGCACCGTTCGCGTATGTCTTTGATTCCTTCGACGAACCTGACGAGAAGACGCTCGTGATCGAGACAAACAAGCGGGTCAACAAGACAATCTTCGAGTTCGCGATCTTCTCGAATCTGCAGCAGGCCAAAATGGCCCCTCCGTACGACGAACTGTACCAGCGGTTCTGGGAAGACGGCGAAGCGGGCGTCGGGGAGGACATCCAAGCGATGGCTCCGAACGAGCCCCACTACGTCTCAGGTATCTTCGGCCTCCAGGAGATGGACGCAGAACAGTACATCATGGAGCGCAATCCCGAGCACCCCGACGCCGGCAACGTCAACTTCGAGCGGTACCGGTTCCTGACCTACCCGGGGAACCAGGCCAAGTGGGACGTGATGCAGTCCGATAGGGTGGACACAGTGATGAGTGTGTTTACGCCGGCGAATATCAAAACGGCGCTCTCGGACCACTGGCAGGAGTACACCTTCCCCGGCAACTGGGGCGTGGGCCTGTTGCCGCAACATAATCCGGAGATTGCGCCACATATCTCAAAGCGGCCGGTCCGACAAGCCATCACACATGCCATCGATCGTGAGGCGATAGTGAATGCCGTCGCACCGCGGGTCAAGACCGCGTTCCCGACTCCGGCCGCGATATCCCCGGAAGTCCAGGACGAATGGATCGACACCGAGGCGTTCGGTGCGATGCAAGGTGGCCCGGAGAGAGCCGCCGAAATCATGCAAAACGCCGGTTACGAGAAAAACGACGATGGTAGCTGGACCATGGACGGCGACACCGTTTCCTTCGACATTTCGGTACCGAGCGGCTGGAGCGACTGGATAAAAGTGATTCAGGCAGTGGTTTCCCAGCTAACCCAGGCAGGATTCGACGCACGACTGAACCGCGTCAACAACATCAACAACGTTGTCGGAAGCGGCGAGTTCAAGATGGCTGCAAGGCCGTGGTCGCCGGGTGGCGCGCGGTCGTCGTTCCCGTACTTCCCGCTGAACTGGGTGTTCGGGCGCGTGAATGGGAACGCCCACGACTACCCCGGTGCAGCGGAGGGCATGGAAATCGAGGTGCTGGCCATGGACGGCAACGGCACCATGTCAGTCGACATCCAGCAGCGACTCGAAGATCTCTCGACAGCTCGTGGCGATGATGTGCCCCCGATTGTCGAGGAGCTCGCGTGGGTCTCCCATCAGGATCTGCCGATGATCCCGATAACGGACAGGCGGGAGCAATCGTTCATCAACACGAAAAACCTCTCCGCGCCGGACCCGGACTCTCGGGCCGGGAACGTCAAGTGGCCGTGCTTTCACGCTCCCCGAACTGGCGAGATGCAGTGGCAGGGCGGCGAGGAGTGA